Proteins co-encoded in one Elusimicrobiota bacterium genomic window:
- a CDS encoding transposase, translating into MQRGIERREIFKDDDDRREFLRRLGEGLKQTQHKCYGWVLMPNHFHLLIRTGARPLSDLMRKLLTGYALYFNKKYKRCGYLYQNRYKSILCQEEEYLLELVRYIHLNPIRAKIVKGIQELSSYKWSGHSVIMGKNKVEWQSIGEILERFGRSKSAATKKYERYVAEAKDMTKRDDLTGGGMLRSIGGWKEVLNLRGANEKWLADERILGDSGFVNSTLKQADEQMTRKARLKKEGWDINRLVKKVCELLNVDEHEIKRESRRSKLSQAKSLIAYWGNKELGISGVELAKYFGITKSSISSAVKRGGKIAYENEYRII; encoded by the coding sequence ATGCAACGTGGAATTGAACGTCGGGAAATATTTAAAGATGATGATGACCGAAGAGAATTTCTTAGGCGATTGGGAGAAGGACTAAAACAAACGCAGCATAAGTGCTATGGTTGGGTGTTGATGCCCAACCATTTTCATTTGCTGATAAGAACTGGCGCAAGGCCTCTCAGCGATTTAATGCGGAAACTATTAACCGGGTATGCGTTATATTTTAACAAGAAGTATAAGAGGTGTGGCTATTTGTATCAGAACCGATATAAATCAATATTGTGCCAGGAAGAAGAGTACCTTTTGGAATTGGTAAGGTATATACATTTAAATCCGATAAGGGCAAAAATAGTAAAAGGGATACAAGAGCTCAGCAGTTATAAATGGAGCGGGCATTCAGTTATAATGGGTAAAAACAAAGTAGAATGGCAGAGTATCGGCGAGATATTGGAACGGTTTGGGAGATCAAAATCTGCGGCGACAAAAAAGTATGAGAGATATGTAGCAGAAGCAAAGGATATGACAAAAAGGGATGATTTAACTGGAGGGGGGATGTTAAGGAGTATTGGCGGCTGGAAAGAGGTGTTGAATTTGAGGGGAGCAAATGAAAAATGGTTGGCTGATGAGCGGATATTAGGAGACAGCGGCTTTGTAAATTCAACGTTAAAGCAAGCCGATGAGCAAATGACACGAAAAGCAAGACTAAAGAAAGAAGGATGGGATATAAACAGACTTGTAAAAAAAGTTTGTGAATTGCTAAATGTTGATGAGCACGAGATAAAGAGGGAAAGCAGAAGGAGTAAATTGTCGCAGGCGAAAAGCTTAATAGCGTATTGGGGAAACAAGGAATTAGGAATTTCTGGGGTTGAGCTTGCGAAATATTTTGGAATAACAAAATCGTCAATAAGCTCTGCAGTA